A single Anopheles maculipalpis chromosome 3RL, idAnoMacuDA_375_x, whole genome shotgun sequence DNA region contains:
- the LOC126562201 gene encoding 26S proteasome non-ATPase regulatory subunit 12 produces MDQAMDINAFEGRIVKMEVDYSATCDEKIPLCKEMAKDENKFNEALEILLQLEKQTRIGADMVSSARVLIAIVQICFEARNWNYLNEYVTILVKRRSQSKQAVAKMIQECCTYVDQTPDKETKLKLIDTLRTVTEGKIYVEVERARLTKMLADIREADGDVTGAATIMEELQVETYGTMDKREKVELILEQMRLCLAKQDFVRTQIIAKKINIKFFNDAEQQDLKLKYYDLMIRLDKDSSFIKTSRHYLAVVDSDMIAQETERRQKMMIYAVLYCILSPYDNEQVDMMHNLSKNKLLEELPVYKELLRLFMCKELINFDALCTVYGAELNTFDIFNQETSHGKKCWAELKNRLIEHNVRIISNYYTRINLKRMAELLDLSEAECEEYLSRMVNAGTLKVKTDRPAGIIHFSQKKSASEVLNEWAFGLNELMNLVNKTCHLINKEECINNVMPMPVAASGTPSATS; encoded by the exons ATGGACCAAGCCATGGACATTAATGCGTTCGAGGGCCGTATCGTAAAGATGGAGGTCGACTATAGTGCGACCTGTGACGAAAAGATTCCGCTCTGCAAAGAGATGGCAAAGGACGAGAACAAGTTTAACGAGGCGCTTGAAATATTGCTTCAGCTCGAAAAGCAAACGCGCATCGGTGCCGATATGGTGTCGAGCGCTCGCGTACTCATTGCCATCGTGCAGATTTGCTTCGAGGCACGCAACTGGAACTATCTGAACGAGTACGTCACGATACTGGTCAAGCGCCGGTCACAGTCGAAGCAGGCGGTAGCAAAAATGATCCAGGAATGTTGCACATACGTGGACCAAACGCCCGACAAGGAAACGAAGTTAAAGCTGATCGATACGCTACGTACGGTTACGGAGGGTAAGATTTACGTCGAGGTGGAACGTGCCCGGTTAACGAAGATGCTAGCTGACATTCGGGAGGCGGATGGGGATGTTACCGGTGCGGCCACTATCATGGAAGAGCTGCAGGTGGAAACGTACGGTACGATGGATAAGCGCGAAAAGGTGGAACTGATCCTGGAACAGATGCGGCTCTGTTTGGCCAAGCAGGACTTTGTCCGTACGCAGATCATCGCAAAGAAGATTAACATAAAGTTCTTCAACGATGCCGAGCAGCAGGATTTAAAGCTCAAATACTACGATCTGATGATACGGTTGGATAAGGATTCGTCGTTTATCAAAACTTCGCGCCACTACCTGGCTGTGGTAGATTCGGACATGATTGCACAGGAAACAGAACGGCGACAAAAGATGATGATCTATGCGGTGCTGTACTGCATTCTTTCGCCGTACGATAACGAGCAGGTGGATATGATGCACAATCTGTCCAAGAACAAGCTGCTCGAGGAGCTACCGGTGTACAA AGAGCTGCTGCGTTTGTTCATGTGCAAAGAGCTGATCAATTTCGATGCCCTCTGCACGGTGTACGGGGCCGAGCTGAACACTTTCGATATCTTCAACCAGGAAACGAGCCACGGCAAGAAGTGTTGGGCCGAGCTGAAGAATCGTCTCATCGAGCATAATGTGCGCATCATTTCGAACTATTACACGCGCATCAACTTGAAGCGTATGGCCGAACTGTTGGATCTGAGCGAAGCTGAATGCGAAGAGTATCTGTCGCGGATGGTAAACGCTGGCACGCTCAAGGTGAAAACGGACCGACCGGCGGGGATTATTCATTTTTCGCAGAAAAAATCCGCCTCAGAAGTGTTGAACGAATGGGCCTTTGGGCTGAACGAGCTGATGAACCTGGTGAACAAAACCTGCCACCTGATCAACAAGGAGGAGTGCATCAACAACGTGATGCCGATGCCGGTGGCTGCATCCGGTACACCGTCAGCAACGTCGTGA
- the LOC126561129 gene encoding uncharacterized protein LOC126561129 has translation MRNCYVYQCDRQHKNDSKRTMFNVPKDPKKFEEWRLALPKHRPLRPHDRVCEKHFKPTDIQRAWTYHIEGKTKKLLRMIPVLLPDAIPSIFNVVKPDAGTVATGKKRRKKSPERSEEENVIVVVESTSQPVEEPVDREQSMVIFIEESESMDVNKPDVVTPSENGAVESLGTEMDGGEKETIFEELYDNIFEVELPSTLWGVHREPDRAYVAFSRFGWCQRDGNMSRSVSLLIDSALEVRAWYDGTLVFRKDLTTQLASSRSDENEHPVRLNMIIVKLLDNLEQYTAKEELVDVEKVREGLEDCLTSDSIKESSINDRASSEGLVSTKDLA, from the exons ATGAGAAACTGTTACGTTTATCAGTGTGATCGGCAGCACAAGAACGATTCAAAGCGAACGATGTTTAACGTTCCCAAG GATCCTAAAAAGTTTGAAGAATGGCGCCTGGCACTTCCCAAACACCGGCCCTTGCGCCCACACGATCGGGTGTGTgaaaaacacttcaaaccCACGGACATACAGCGCGCTTGGACGTATCACATCGAgggcaaaacgaaaaaactgTTGCGAATGATACCGGTGCTCCTACCGGACGCTATTCCCAGTATCTTTAATGTGGTGAAACCGGACGCTGGTACGGTTGCTACCGGCAAAAAGCGCAGAAAGAAATCACCAGAACGTTCAGAAGAAGAGAATGTCATCGTGGTTGTGGAAAGTACGAGCCAACCAGTGGAGGAGCCGGTCGATCGGGAACAGTCGATGGTTATTTTCATAGAGGAGAGTGAATCGATGGATGTAAACAAACCGGATGTGGTAACGCCGAGTGAGAATGGAGCGGTGGAGTCACTAGGCACGGAAATGGATGgcggagaaaaagaaaccattttCGAGGAACTGTACGATAACATCTTTGAGGTGGAACTACCATCCACGCTTTGGGGTGTACACCGTGAGCCAGACAGAGCGTATGTAGCGTTCAGTCGATTTGGATGGTGTCAGAGGGATGGGAACATGAGTAGATCGGTATCCCTGTTGATTGATAGTGCTTTGGAAGTTCGGGCCTGGTACGATGGGACGCTAGTGTTTAGGAAGGATCTTACAACTCAGCTGGCATCATCTCGGTCCGATGAGAATGAACACCCGGTACGACTGAACATGATCATAGTGAAGTTACTAGATAATTTAGAGCAATACACTGCCAAGGAAGAATTGGTTGATGTGGAGAAAGTTAGAGAAGGATTAGAAGATTGTTTAACAAGCGATTCTATTAAGGAAAGTAGCATAAACGATAGAGCCAGTAGTGAGGGATTGGTTTCGACCAAAGACCTAGCATAA